A genomic region of Gemmatimonadota bacterium contains the following coding sequences:
- the secA gene encoding preprotein translocase subunit SecA — protein MKTLIKKLLGNRHEREARKLQPLIAEINENAEALSSLPDEQLRAKTDEFRATLAERCRELEDAIADLKERKRHSEDSGERERLSLEISQREEQLKERIEDVLEELLPEAFAVVKEACRRLRGREIVVTGHRLVWDMVPYDVQLLGGIALHRGAVAEMATGEGKTLVATMPLYLNALAGRGAHLVTVNSYLAQRDAEWMNTIYSFLGLTVAVIDQHDPGTPERRAAYRADITYGTNNEFGFDYLRDNMVLSLEQRVQRGHHYAIIDEVDSILIDEARTPLIISGPVGKDTSTPFRQFNPLVSNLYRKQTRIVGELVAEAERALEGGDQDTAGEKLLAAKRGAPKHKRLMKLFADDPGIQKLVQRVEADFMREKRLHEVDELLLFAMDEKGQNVHLSDRGLDDLSPGDADAFVVPDLSEAIGRIEDDEALTLEQKREQRTTLEKEYADKSERIHVIHQLLKAYTLFQRDERYIIGEDGQVVIVDEFTGRQMPGRRWSDGLHQAVEAKEGVEVRGETQTLATITIQNYFRMYDKLAGMTGTAETEENEFHQIYKLDVSVVPTNRPVVRDDRNDLIFRTQREKFNAIMDEIERLNKMRLPVLVGTTNVEVSEKLSRMLKRRGITHNVLNAKHHKRESDIVAEAGQPGAVTIATNMAGRGTDIKLGEGVKEPRTVGWARAHELKVEELLPVDPVLGEKLLKGAGSDLDAAGDDYVIEMGGLHIIGSERHESRRIDRQLRGRSGRQGDPGASQFFLSLEDDLMRLFMSERVTGVMEKLGAEEGEVITHTLVTRSIGRAQQRVEGNNFEARKRLLDYDDVMNQQREVIYDLRLFALEGGEDLKGEIWEMIEGATHALLDEAIPGGSDSEEWDLPALRKRILLDHFVPVEALPLSAGDGASFEHREDVVDAVVEGTRDQFHRKLESFGEHAEQIARWIMLNVIDHKWKDHLYDLDHLKSSITYRGWGQKDPLVEYKKEAYDMFVDLMSDLRGTLTNHFFRAQLTAPAPSAASAFQGARIGAPGAAAPAPRRAVAPAPRPTVDPETGVAARARAPEPAPTGVAAPMADPTRTMVTNRAAEERAAEPVRVADEPGRNDPCPCGSGKKYKKCHGRGS, from the coding sequence ATGAAGACCCTGATCAAGAAGCTCCTGGGAAACCGGCACGAGCGGGAGGCGCGCAAGCTCCAGCCGCTCATCGCCGAGATCAACGAGAACGCCGAGGCCCTGTCGTCCCTCCCGGACGAGCAGCTGCGGGCCAAGACCGACGAGTTCCGGGCGACGCTCGCCGAGCGATGCCGCGAGCTGGAGGACGCGATCGCGGACCTCAAGGAGCGGAAGCGCCACTCGGAGGACTCGGGCGAGCGGGAGCGGCTGAGCCTCGAGATCTCGCAGAGGGAGGAGCAGCTCAAGGAGCGCATCGAGGACGTGCTGGAGGAGCTGCTCCCCGAGGCCTTCGCCGTCGTCAAGGAGGCCTGCCGGCGCCTGCGCGGTCGGGAGATCGTCGTCACCGGTCACCGCCTCGTGTGGGACATGGTGCCCTACGACGTGCAGCTCCTGGGCGGTATCGCGCTCCACCGCGGCGCCGTGGCGGAGATGGCGACCGGTGAGGGGAAGACGCTCGTCGCCACCATGCCGCTGTACCTGAACGCGCTGGCGGGGCGGGGCGCGCACCTCGTCACGGTGAACTCGTACCTGGCCCAGCGCGACGCGGAGTGGATGAACACCATCTACTCCTTCCTCGGCCTGACCGTGGCGGTCATCGACCAACACGATCCAGGGACGCCGGAGCGTCGGGCCGCGTACCGCGCCGACATCACGTACGGGACCAACAACGAGTTCGGGTTCGACTACCTGCGCGACAACATGGTGCTGTCGCTGGAGCAACGCGTCCAGCGCGGCCACCACTACGCCATCATCGACGAGGTGGACTCGATCCTCATCGACGAGGCCCGCACGCCGCTCATCATCTCCGGTCCGGTGGGCAAGGACACGTCCACGCCGTTCCGGCAGTTCAATCCGCTGGTGTCGAACCTCTATCGCAAGCAGACCCGGATCGTGGGCGAGCTGGTGGCGGAGGCGGAGCGGGCGCTCGAGGGCGGAGATCAGGACACCGCGGGGGAGAAGCTCCTGGCGGCCAAGCGGGGTGCTCCCAAGCACAAGCGCCTGATGAAGCTCTTCGCGGACGACCCCGGCATCCAGAAGCTGGTGCAGAGGGTCGAGGCGGATTTCATGCGCGAGAAGCGCTTGCACGAGGTGGACGAGCTTCTGCTCTTCGCGATGGACGAGAAGGGCCAGAACGTCCACCTCTCCGATCGCGGGCTCGACGACCTCAGCCCGGGTGACGCGGATGCCTTCGTGGTGCCGGACCTGTCGGAGGCGATCGGCCGCATCGAGGACGACGAAGCCCTGACGCTGGAGCAGAAGCGGGAGCAGCGGACGACGCTCGAGAAGGAGTACGCCGACAAGAGCGAGCGCATCCACGTCATCCATCAGCTCCTCAAAGCGTACACGCTCTTCCAGCGTGACGAGCGCTACATCATCGGCGAGGACGGTCAGGTCGTCATCGTCGACGAGTTCACCGGTCGCCAGATGCCGGGTCGGCGCTGGAGCGACGGACTGCACCAGGCCGTGGAGGCCAAGGAAGGCGTGGAGGTGCGGGGCGAGACGCAGACGCTCGCCACCATCACCATCCAGAACTACTTCCGTATGTACGACAAGCTCGCCGGCATGACGGGTACGGCGGAGACCGAGGAGAACGAGTTCCACCAGATCTACAAGCTGGACGTCTCCGTGGTCCCGACCAACCGGCCGGTGGTGCGCGACGATCGCAACGACCTGATCTTCCGCACCCAGCGGGAGAAGTTCAACGCGATCATGGACGAGATCGAGCGGCTCAACAAGATGCGGCTGCCGGTGCTCGTGGGCACGACCAACGTGGAGGTGTCCGAGAAGCTGTCCCGGATGCTGAAGCGGAGGGGGATCACGCACAACGTCCTGAACGCCAAGCATCACAAGCGCGAATCGGACATCGTGGCCGAGGCGGGACAGCCGGGCGCCGTGACCATCGCGACCAACATGGCCGGTCGCGGAACCGACATCAAGCTGGGTGAGGGCGTCAAGGAGCCGCGTACGGTAGGGTGGGCCCGCGCGCACGAGCTGAAGGTGGAGGAGCTCCTGCCGGTGGATCCCGTGCTGGGCGAGAAGCTCCTGAAGGGCGCCGGATCGGACCTGGACGCCGCCGGCGACGACTACGTGATCGAGATGGGTGGGCTGCACATCATCGGCTCGGAGCGGCACGAGTCCCGCCGCATCGACCGGCAGCTGCGCGGGCGCTCCGGCCGTCAGGGCGATCCCGGTGCCTCGCAGTTCTTCCTGTCCCTGGAAGACGACCTGATGCGGCTCTTCATGTCGGAGCGCGTGACCGGCGTGATGGAGAAGCTCGGAGCGGAAGAGGGAGAGGTGATCACGCACACGCTGGTGACGCGCTCCATCGGGCGGGCCCAGCAGCGGGTGGAAGGCAACAACTTCGAAGCCCGCAAGCGCTTGCTGGACTACGACGACGTCATGAACCAGCAGCGCGAGGTGATCTACGACCTGCGCCTGTTCGCGCTGGAGGGCGGCGAGGACCTCAAGGGCGAGATCTGGGAGATGATCGAGGGGGCCACCCACGCGCTCCTGGACGAAGCCATTCCCGGTGGCAGTGACTCCGAGGAGTGGGATCTGCCTGCGCTGCGCAAGCGGATCCTGCTCGACCACTTCGTTCCGGTGGAGGCGCTGCCGCTTTCCGCTGGCGACGGCGCGTCCTTCGAGCACCGGGAGGATGTGGTGGACGCGGTCGTGGAAGGCACCCGCGACCAGTTCCATCGCAAGCTGGAGTCCTTCGGAGAGCATGCCGAGCAGATCGCGCGGTGGATCATGCTCAACGTGATCGACCACAAGTGGAAGGACCACCTGTACGACCTCGATCACCTGAAGTCGTCCATCACCTATCGGGGCTGGGGGCAGAAGGACCCGCTGGTCGAGTACAAGAAGGAGGCCTACGACATGTTCGTGGACCTCATGAGCGACCTGCGGGGCACGCTGACCAACCACTTCTTCCGGGCCCAGCTCACGGCGCCGGCCCCGTCCGCCGCGTCGGCCTTCCAGGGCGCCCGGATCGGAGCGCCCGGCGCGGCGGCGCCCGCGCCGCGCCGCGCGGTGGCCCCGGCCCCGCGCCCGACCGTGGACCCCGAGACCGGAGTGGCCGCGCGCGCGCGGGCACCCGAGCCGGCACCCACGGGTGTGGCGGCTCCCATGGCGGATCCCACCCGGACGATGGTGACGAACCGAGCCGCGGAGGAGCGCGCGGCGGAGCCCGTGCGTGTCGCCGACGAGCCCGGCCGCAACGATCCCTGCCCGTGCGGGAGCGGCAAGAAGTACAAGAAGTGCCACGGACGAGGGAGCTGA
- the nadD gene encoding nicotinate-nucleotide adenylyltransferase — protein sequence MSAVRRVGLFGGTFDPPHLGHLIAAEEVRDALELDEVLWIPAGRPPHRPEGPVAPADVRVRLAEAAIQGHDGFRVWDGETRRAGPSWTVDTVRALAEAAPQPTEWTLIIGADQYRAFGEWREPEVVARLARLAVVSREGAGITPGEPRFPFHAVAIPRIDISSSEIRRRRKEGRSIRYLVPEPVRRIVEAEDLYV from the coding sequence GTGAGTGCCGTCCGCCGCGTGGGGCTCTTCGGGGGAACGTTCGACCCCCCGCACCTGGGGCACCTGATCGCGGCCGAGGAAGTGCGCGACGCGCTGGAGCTGGACGAGGTGCTCTGGATCCCCGCCGGACGCCCGCCCCACCGTCCCGAGGGACCGGTGGCGCCGGCCGACGTGCGGGTCCGGCTGGCGGAGGCCGCCATCCAGGGCCACGACGGCTTCCGGGTCTGGGACGGGGAAACCCGCCGCGCGGGTCCGTCGTGGACGGTCGACACCGTGCGGGCGCTGGCGGAGGCGGCCCCTCAGCCGACCGAGTGGACCCTGATCATCGGCGCGGACCAGTACCGCGCGTTCGGGGAGTGGCGGGAGCCGGAGGTCGTCGCGCGCCTGGCGCGCCTGGCCGTGGTCTCGCGCGAAGGGGCGGGCATCACTCCGGGGGAGCCCCGGTTCCCGTTCCACGCCGTGGCCATCCCCCGCATCGACATCTCCTCCAGCGAGATCCGGCGCCGGAGGAAGGAAGGGCGCTCCATCCGCTACCTGGTGCCGGAGCCGGTGCGCCGGATCGTTGAGGCCGAGGACTTGTATGTTTGA
- the bamD gene encoding outer membrane protein assembly factor BamD → MRIKGLLIGALLLALAGCRSTPRFQGYTADELLAFGERSYAAEEWGDVIEALELLVSFDPNYPRLGEARLLLADAYFQQEDYLTAASEYIRVLSRYPGTDLEPRAALGVCRSYVGLSPIPQRDQSHTVQALGSCRNTAADYPADPSGQTADSLATAMVEKLAAKDFQTGEFYFSRDFFDSARVYYEGILEAWPGSSFAPQALLRLFELFTEIGYDDLAAEARDRLLREYPDSEAAQAVPTGTGEG, encoded by the coding sequence ATGCGGATCAAAGGGTTGCTGATCGGCGCGCTGCTGCTGGCTCTGGCCGGATGTCGCAGCACGCCCCGGTTCCAGGGATACACTGCGGATGAGCTGCTGGCGTTCGGTGAGCGTTCGTATGCCGCCGAGGAATGGGGGGACGTGATCGAGGCGCTCGAGCTTCTCGTCTCGTTCGATCCCAACTATCCCCGACTGGGGGAGGCGCGCCTGCTGCTGGCCGACGCCTACTTCCAGCAGGAGGACTACCTCACGGCCGCGTCCGAGTACATCCGCGTGTTGAGCCGGTATCCGGGCACGGACCTGGAGCCCCGCGCCGCGTTGGGGGTGTGCCGGTCCTACGTGGGGTTGTCGCCGATCCCGCAGCGCGACCAGAGCCACACGGTCCAGGCATTGGGCTCGTGTCGCAACACGGCGGCGGACTATCCGGCCGATCCGTCGGGTCAGACCGCGGACTCCCTGGCCACGGCCATGGTGGAGAAGCTGGCCGCCAAGGATTTCCAGACCGGGGAATTCTACTTCAGCCGCGACTTCTTCGATTCGGCGCGCGTCTACTACGAGGGCATCCTCGAGGCCTGGCCGGGCTCGTCCTTCGCGCCCCAGGCGCTGCTCCGTCTCTTCGAGCTGTTCACCGAGATCGGCTACGACGACCTGGCGGCCGAAGCCCGGGACCGCCTGCTGCGGGAGTATCCGGACAGCGAGGCCGCCCAGGCGGTGCCGACCGGGACCGGGGAGGGGTGA
- a CDS encoding DegT/DnrJ/EryC1/StrS family aminotransferase: protein MRVPLLDLKAQHETIRDEIAEAVTRVVDAQQFVLGPAVERLEAELAAYLGVPHAIGCASGTDALLLPLKALDAAPGAEVVVPAFTFFATAGAVWNAGLRPVFCDVEPESFNVSADTVAPALGPRTRAVIPVHLFGQMASMAPLAALTRDREIHLLEDAAQAIGAWRDEGRGPVKAGAAGWAGAFSFFPTKNLGAFGDAGLVTTGDAALAERIRKLRVHGGRQMYHHEMVGTNSRLDALQAAVLSAKLPHLDGWAAGRRENAARYLEALEDVPEVILPVEEPGAHHVYNQFTVRVRRRDELKAFLDSRGIGSGIYYPVPLHLQACFAELGYRAGDLPVSETLCQQVLSLPIFPELGATRLEEVAMAIRAFYGHPA, encoded by the coding sequence ATGCGCGTCCCCCTCCTCGACCTGAAGGCACAGCACGAGACCATCCGGGACGAGATCGCGGAGGCGGTCACGCGGGTGGTGGATGCCCAGCAGTTCGTGCTGGGTCCGGCCGTGGAGCGCCTGGAGGCCGAGCTGGCCGCGTACCTGGGCGTGCCGCACGCGATCGGCTGTGCCAGTGGCACCGACGCCCTGCTCCTGCCCCTCAAGGCGCTGGACGCCGCGCCGGGCGCCGAGGTCGTCGTGCCGGCCTTCACGTTCTTCGCGACGGCCGGCGCGGTGTGGAACGCGGGGCTCCGCCCCGTCTTCTGCGACGTGGAGCCGGAGAGCTTCAACGTCAGCGCCGACACGGTCGCGCCCGCCCTGGGCCCCCGGACCCGCGCGGTGATCCCGGTGCACCTGTTCGGGCAGATGGCGTCGATGGCACCCCTGGCGGCGCTCACCCGCGACCGGGAGATCCACCTGCTGGAGGATGCCGCACAGGCGATCGGCGCGTGGCGCGACGAGGGCCGGGGACCGGTCAAGGCCGGGGCGGCGGGGTGGGCCGGTGCCTTCAGCTTCTTCCCCACCAAGAACCTGGGCGCCTTCGGCGACGCGGGGCTGGTGACCACCGGGGACGCGGCCCTGGCCGAGCGCATCCGCAAGCTCCGGGTCCACGGCGGCCGGCAGATGTACCACCACGAGATGGTGGGGACCAACTCCCGGCTCGACGCCCTGCAGGCGGCCGTGCTGTCCGCCAAGCTGCCGCATCTGGACGGATGGGCGGCCGGCCGGCGGGAGAACGCCGCCCGGTACCTGGAGGCCCTGGAGGACGTGCCCGAGGTGATCCTCCCCGTGGAGGAGCCCGGGGCGCATCACGTCTACAACCAGTTCACGGTGCGGGTGCGGCGCCGCGACGAGCTGAAGGCCTTCCTCGACAGCCGGGGCATCGGGTCGGGCATCTACTACCCGGTGCCCCTGCATCTCCAGGCGTGTTTCGCGGAGCTGGGCTACCGCGCCGGGGACCTCCCCGTGTCGGAGACCCTCTGCCAGCAGGTGCTGAGCCTGCCCATCTTCCCCGAGCTGGGCGCGACCCGGTTGGAGGAGGTGGCCATGGCCATCCGCGCCTTCTACGGGCACCCGGCCTGA